From Methanobacterium formicicum DSM 3637, one genomic window encodes:
- a CDS encoding hydrogenase iron-sulfur subunit, whose amino-acid sequence MAEDDVKIVMFCCNWCSYGGADTAGTARMQYPPNVRVIRVMCSGRIEPQFIFKAFREGADGVIVAGCHHGDCHYDAGNYKLDRRMRLVYKLADGLGIGRERIHHDWISASEGEKFAKTVTMMVNRITALGPSPLKAQLDAPEEEVEA is encoded by the coding sequence ATGGCTGAGGATGATGTTAAGATCGTGATGTTTTGTTGTAACTGGTGCTCCTATGGTGGAGCTGACACTGCAGGAACCGCAAGGATGCAGTATCCTCCAAATGTGCGGGTCATCCGAGTAATGTGCTCGGGAAGAATTGAACCTCAATTTATTTTCAAGGCCTTCAGAGAAGGTGCTGATGGGGTCATTGTGGCCGGCTGTCACCATGGAGACTGCCACTACGACGCAGGAAACTATAAATTAGACCGTAGAATGAGATTAGTCTACAAACTAGCAGATGGATTGGGAATCGGAAGAGAAAGGATTCACCATGACTGGATATCTGCATCAGAAGGGGAAAAATTCGCAAAAACAGTTACCATGATGGTAAATCGTATAACTGCTCTGGGTCCATCCCCTCTCAAAGCACAACTAGACGCTCCAGAAGAAGAAGTGGAGGCCTAA
- a CDS encoding NADH ubiquinone dehydrogenase, producing MADKVKLGNVWLGVCSGCELSIADIHEAIVDVLGLADFEFMPVLMDTKYDEWTDVDVAIVTGGIRNEENRELALQVRERAKVVIAYGTCAAYGGVFGLGNLHTVDDLTQEAYINSESTYNDEGIIPSEGVPRLESRMRPLTDVIDVDLVLPGCPPRSDLVAQIIMALLKGEELPEIPQTNLCEVCPREKPPEGMAMDKIIRQFELGEPDPEMCLVPQGLVCMGPATISICGAECPSIGIKCQGCYGPTFNVVDQGAKMISAIGSDFGVEADKTVDPEEVANELDDIVGTFYTYTLPSALIPAKMKKEGK from the coding sequence ATGGCAGACAAAGTTAAACTAGGAAACGTTTGGCTAGGTGTATGTTCTGGATGTGAACTGTCCATTGCAGATATACACGAAGCCATAGTGGATGTTCTGGGATTAGCAGATTTCGAATTCATGCCAGTTCTAATGGACACCAAATATGATGAATGGACCGACGTAGACGTGGCCATAGTTACTGGAGGTATTCGAAACGAAGAGAACCGGGAACTGGCACTACAAGTTCGAGAAAGAGCAAAAGTAGTAATTGCCTATGGTACATGTGCTGCTTACGGTGGAGTCTTTGGACTGGGAAACTTACATACAGTTGATGATTTAACTCAAGAAGCTTACATCAACTCTGAAAGTACCTACAATGATGAAGGAATAATACCTAGTGAAGGAGTTCCTCGTCTAGAAAGTCGGATGAGACCACTAACCGATGTCATTGATGTCGATTTAGTCTTACCTGGATGCCCACCTAGATCAGATCTGGTGGCACAAATCATCATGGCTCTGTTGAAAGGAGAAGAATTACCGGAAATACCACAAACAAACCTTTGTGAAGTTTGTCCTAGGGAAAAACCACCGGAAGGAATGGCTATGGACAAAATCATCCGTCAGTTCGAACTTGGAGAACCAGACCCAGAAATGTGCCTGGTGCCTCAGGGTTTAGTATGCATGGGACCTGCCACAATTTCCATATGTGGTGCTGAATGCCCCAGCATTGGTATCAAATGTCAGGGATGTTATGGACCCACCTTCAATGTAGTGGACCAGGGTGCTAAAATGATAAGTGCCATCGGTTCTGACTTTGGTGTGGAAGCAGACAAAACTGTGGACCCTGAAGAAGTAGCCAATGAACTTGATGATATTGTTGGGACTTTCTACACCTACACACTCCCATCAGCTCTAATACCAGCTAAGATGAAAAAGGAGGGTAAATAA
- a CDS encoding 4Fe-4S binding protein: protein MIVVNKEDCIRCGACQGTCPTAAINVSPDDVIYCDVCGGAPKCVDICPTGALKTDELAIGESGTTQTRVTFNPKLCNECGDCVEVCPPQILKLESGKVQTIPLQGYCVMCQQCADICPVEVIGVEGVKEPKKTDLNITGPVYIVDCVGCGMCVDECPVDAITLPEVGESIVIDEETCIKCGVCSQTCPWNAVFISGKKPEKRTKELNKFEVDDETCIGCNVCVEACPGEFIKAKASSLTVELPEICTYCGLCEKLCPVDAIDLDVKLGPAKPASEEGLVWDESKCEYVGACARICPNDAIRVVTNTGVEVPGDTEVDGEPSFAMCTRCGACTIACPEGALSLVEMDKVVDGEVVKRNRVQFSPNKCTECGDCVDVCPYNMLKLTDDKVPLKGFCILCDQCIPACPHEALFLK, encoded by the coding sequence ATGATAGTGGTTAACAAGGAAGACTGCATTCGATGTGGGGCCTGCCAGGGTACCTGTCCAACTGCAGCCATTAACGTATCCCCAGATGACGTTATTTACTGTGACGTTTGTGGGGGAGCACCTAAATGTGTGGATATCTGTCCTACCGGTGCTCTTAAGACTGATGAGCTAGCTATTGGCGAATCTGGCACCACCCAGACTAGAGTCACCTTCAACCCCAAACTCTGTAATGAGTGCGGTGACTGTGTAGAAGTCTGCCCACCTCAGATCCTCAAATTAGAGTCAGGTAAAGTGCAGACCATACCACTACAGGGCTACTGTGTCATGTGCCAGCAGTGCGCAGACATATGCCCGGTAGAGGTCATTGGAGTGGAAGGGGTCAAAGAACCTAAAAAGACTGATTTGAACATCACTGGTCCAGTTTACATTGTAGACTGTGTTGGATGTGGTATGTGTGTGGACGAATGTCCTGTAGATGCCATAACACTCCCTGAAGTAGGAGAAAGCATAGTTATCGATGAAGAAACCTGTATTAAATGTGGAGTCTGTTCACAGACCTGCCCATGGAATGCAGTGTTCATATCTGGTAAAAAACCAGAAAAACGAACCAAAGAACTCAACAAGTTCGAAGTTGATGATGAAACCTGTATTGGCTGTAATGTTTGTGTAGAAGCCTGTCCTGGTGAATTCATAAAAGCCAAAGCTTCCTCATTGACTGTAGAACTACCCGAGATCTGTACCTACTGTGGATTGTGTGAAAAACTGTGTCCAGTGGATGCCATTGACCTGGATGTTAAATTAGGACCAGCCAAACCTGCATCAGAAGAAGGATTAGTATGGGACGAATCCAAATGTGAATACGTTGGAGCATGTGCCCGTATCTGTCCTAACGATGCTATTCGAGTGGTTACCAATACTGGAGTCGAAGTTCCAGGAGACACTGAAGTTGACGGTGAACCATCATTCGCCATGTGTACCCGTTGTGGAGCATGTACTATTGCCTGCCCAGAAGGAGCACTAAGCCTGGTAGAAATGGACAAAGTCGTTGACGGTGAAGTTGTCAAAAGGAACCGGGTTCAGTTCAGTCCTAATAAGTGTACCGAGTGCGGTGACTGTGTGGATGTATGTCCTTACAACATGCTGAAACTCACCGATGATAAAGTACCACTTAAAGGATTCTGTATACTCTGTGATCAGTGTATACCAGCCTGCCCACACGAAGCATTGTTCCTAAAATAG
- a CDS encoding CooT family nickel-binding protein has translation MCESTVYDTKGTKLMDDVIHMKIYGDRIEMVDILNQGMTVEGKIVELDLEKHSIFIEVDEKSLIQ, from the coding sequence ATGTGCGAATCAACTGTTTACGATACCAAAGGAACTAAACTTATGGATGATGTGATTCACATGAAAATCTATGGTGACCGTATAGAAATGGTAGATATTTTAAACCAGGGCATGACTGTAGAAGGGAAGATAGTTGAACTAGACCTGGAAAAACATAGTATTTTCATAGAAGTGGATGAAAAAAGTTTAATCCAATAG
- the mvhA gene encoding F420-non-reducing hydrogenase subunit MvhA codes for MVTLKMEPVTRIEGHAKITVDLDDAGNVQDTKLHVMEFRGFEKFLQGRNIEEVPRLVPRICGICDVQHHLAAAKAVDACFGFAPDEILPTAYKMRELMSWGSVMHSHALHFYFLAAPDFIAGKDRKTRNVFQIVKDAPEAALQAIELRKNALDLIKATGGRPIHPTSSTPGGISTSLDDETQKDLLKKAQRNVELSVATLELAKPIFEENLDLVKTLGYVETYHTGLVKNGVWDMYDGNVRMKDKEGNPYVEFAPSDYLDYIGEKVKPYSWLKFPYIKDLGYPEGIYRVAPLSRLNVADKMPDAAPLAQEELNEFRNLFGYAQEPLLFHWARLIELLAASECAADALEGDLSGQKFPDALERTAGEGVGIVEASRGTLTHHYACDENGLVTKANIVVATIQNNPAMEMGIQKVAQDYIKPGVEVDDKIFNLMEMVIRAYDPCLSCATHEIDSQMRLATLEVYDSEGNLVKRI; via the coding sequence ATGGTTACACTCAAAATGGAACCTGTGACCAGGATTGAAGGTCACGCCAAAATCACAGTGGACCTGGATGATGCAGGAAACGTTCAGGACACCAAACTCCACGTTATGGAATTCCGTGGATTTGAAAAATTCCTGCAGGGAAGAAACATCGAAGAAGTACCACGACTGGTACCTCGAATATGTGGTATCTGTGATGTACAGCACCACCTGGCTGCAGCTAAAGCTGTGGATGCATGTTTTGGATTTGCTCCCGATGAAATTCTCCCTACTGCCTACAAAATGAGAGAACTCATGAGCTGGGGTTCTGTAATGCACTCCCACGCTCTGCACTTCTATTTCCTGGCAGCACCGGATTTCATAGCTGGTAAAGACAGGAAAACCAGGAACGTATTCCAAATAGTTAAAGACGCTCCTGAAGCAGCCCTGCAAGCTATTGAGCTCCGAAAAAATGCTTTAGATCTCATTAAAGCCACAGGTGGACGACCTATACACCCCACATCATCTACTCCTGGTGGTATTTCTACCAGCCTGGATGACGAAACCCAGAAAGACCTTCTTAAAAAGGCTCAGAGGAACGTGGAATTATCTGTTGCTACCCTTGAACTGGCTAAACCAATTTTCGAAGAAAACTTGGACCTAGTGAAAACCTTAGGTTACGTGGAAACTTACCACACTGGACTGGTTAAAAACGGCGTATGGGATATGTACGACGGAAATGTCAGGATGAAAGACAAAGAAGGAAACCCTTATGTTGAATTTGCCCCATCCGACTACCTGGATTACATTGGTGAAAAAGTTAAACCATATTCCTGGTTAAAATTCCCATACATCAAAGACTTAGGATATCCAGAAGGAATATACCGTGTAGCTCCTCTGTCACGTCTTAACGTCGCTGATAAAATGCCTGATGCTGCACCATTAGCACAGGAAGAATTGAACGAATTCAGAAATCTGTTTGGATACGCTCAAGAACCATTACTCTTCCACTGGGCTAGACTCATAGAGTTACTCGCAGCCTCAGAATGTGCAGCCGATGCTCTTGAAGGAGACCTATCTGGACAGAAATTCCCAGATGCTCTGGAAAGAACTGCTGGTGAAGGTGTAGGTATTGTGGAAGCATCTCGAGGAACATTAACTCACCACTACGCATGTGACGAAAACGGACTGGTTACCAAAGCCAACATTGTGGTCGCAACCATCCAGAACAACCCTGCTATGGAAATGGGTATCCAGAAAGTTGCCCAAGACTACATAAAACCAGGAGTAGAAGTAGACGACAAGATCTTCAACTTAATGGAGATGGTAATAAGGGCCTACGACCCATGTCTATCCTGTGCAACCCACGAAATCGACAGTCAAATGAGACTCGCCACCCTTGAAGTTTACGACAGCGAGGGTAACCTCGTTAAACGAATCTAA